A part of Tessaracoccus timonensis genomic DNA contains:
- the iolC gene encoding 5-dehydro-2-deoxygluconokinase, whose translation MGLFNVDALDVLTMGRIGVDIYPLQTGVGLQDVDNFGKFLGGSPTNAARLGSSSGIVSAVGEDPFGTFCREELGRLGVYEDFVQTMVGHNTPVTFCEIFPPDNFPLYFYRRPIAPDMLLTPDTLPVGAIEAARVFWLTGTGFSGQPSRDAHFAALETRASSGMTALDLDFRPQFWESPDEARIHMRDALKMVTIAVGNREECKVAVGEDDPIAAGRALLKLGVQVAIVKDGARGATLITSDEVVHVPGTRVEVLNGLGSGDAFGGALCYGLVQGWELGEMLAVASAAGAIVASRLECATAMPTLPELRRMVQEHPQPLSRTCTTNRSHEGAPSEESND comes from the coding sequence ATGGGACTGTTCAATGTCGATGCACTGGATGTGCTCACGATGGGGCGCATCGGTGTGGATATTTATCCACTGCAGACCGGCGTCGGCCTGCAGGACGTCGACAATTTCGGCAAATTCCTGGGCGGCAGCCCCACTAACGCAGCGCGTTTGGGTAGCTCGTCGGGCATCGTGAGCGCCGTCGGCGAAGACCCGTTCGGCACCTTCTGCCGCGAGGAACTCGGTCGCCTGGGTGTGTACGAAGACTTCGTGCAAACCATGGTCGGGCACAACACCCCCGTCACCTTCTGCGAGATCTTCCCGCCCGACAACTTCCCGCTCTACTTCTACCGACGCCCCATCGCGCCCGACATGCTGCTCACTCCCGACACGCTCCCCGTCGGCGCCATCGAAGCCGCGCGCGTGTTCTGGCTCACTGGTACCGGGTTCTCCGGCCAGCCCAGCCGCGACGCACACTTCGCCGCTCTCGAAACCCGCGCGAGCAGCGGTATGACAGCCCTCGACCTGGATTTCCGTCCACAGTTCTGGGAGAGCCCCGACGAGGCCCGCATCCACATGCGTGACGCACTCAAGATGGTGACGATCGCCGTCGGCAACCGTGAAGAGTGCAAGGTCGCCGTCGGAGAAGACGACCCCATCGCAGCCGGCCGAGCACTGCTGAAGCTCGGCGTGCAGGTGGCCATCGTGAAGGACGGTGCGCGGGGAGCCACGCTCATCACCTCCGACGAAGTGGTACACGTACCCGGCACCCGCGTCGAAGTGCTCAATGGGCTCGGCTCCGGCGACGCCTTCGGCGGAGCACTGTGTTACGGATTGGTGCAAGGCTGGGAACTGGGCGAGATGCTCGCCGTAGCATCTGCGGCGGGGGCGATCGTCGCGTCGAGGCTCGAATGCGCGACGGCGATGCCCACCCTGCCCGAGCTACGCCGCATGGTGCAGGAGCACCCACAACCGCTATCGAGAACATGCACAACCAATCGCTCCCATGAAGGAGCTCCAAGTGAGGAGAGCAATGACTGA
- a CDS encoding GntR family transcriptional regulator, which yields MSKEHFSLEVEIDRNSPIPLHQQIADPLINLIQSGAVEPGTKLEDEVSMAQRLQVSRPTARRALETLVNRGLIVRRRGAGTAVAPRQIHRPMALTSLHDDLARDGRSVTTEVLEWMAHPADEDTAAMLSLAVGTPVVRIKRLRFTDGEPLALMTNVLPESIAPTRAELVDHGFYELLRERGVQIKLGTQNIGARLADDTEAQLLDEPPGAALLMMQRTAYDEQQQPVEVGTHVYRASRYTYSQTVFA from the coding sequence ATGTCCAAAGAGCATTTCAGTCTCGAAGTGGAGATTGATCGCAACAGCCCAATCCCCCTGCACCAGCAGATCGCCGACCCACTGATCAACCTGATCCAGTCGGGCGCCGTCGAGCCGGGCACGAAGCTCGAAGATGAGGTTTCGATGGCCCAGCGACTCCAGGTGTCCCGACCGACAGCCCGGCGCGCGCTCGAAACCCTCGTGAACCGCGGCTTGATCGTGCGTCGACGGGGCGCAGGCACCGCCGTCGCTCCCCGCCAGATTCATCGCCCCATGGCGCTCACGAGCCTCCACGACGACCTCGCCCGCGACGGTCGATCCGTCACCACCGAGGTGCTCGAGTGGATGGCCCACCCCGCCGACGAGGACACCGCAGCCATGCTGTCACTCGCCGTCGGCACCCCCGTCGTGCGCATTAAGCGCCTGCGATTCACCGACGGGGAACCCCTCGCCCTCATGACGAACGTGCTGCCCGAAAGTATCGCGCCCACCCGCGCCGAGCTCGTGGACCACGGCTTCTACGAGCTCCTGCGTGAACGCGGCGTGCAGATTAAGCTGGGCACCCAGAACATCGGTGCGCGCCTGGCCGACGACACCGAGGCGCAGCTGCTCGACGAACCCCCCGGCGCTGCGCTGCTCATGATGCAGCGCACGGCCTACGACGAACAGCAACAACCCGTCGAGGTGGGCACCCACGTGTACCGGGCGAGTCGCTACACCTACAGTCAGACGGTGTTTGCCTGA
- a CDS encoding transaldolase family protein, with amino-acid sequence MTDEHIPGPLWDAAQEFPQTAQWNDSADIEELSQSIAMGGVGATCNPVIAYTTIKKYPDVWGPRIRQIAQDNPTWGESEIGWQAIRDMSVEAAKLLEPAFKASNGKNGRLSVQTDPRLHRNAKALSDQAFEFHELAPNIIVKIPATKVGIEAIEDATYRGVSINVTVSFTVPQVIAAAEAIERGLKRREEEGLDVSQMGPVVTLMVGRLDDWLKTVVEKEKRFLDPGHLEWAGIAASKHAYKIMKERGLRARLLIAAYRNVLQWSEFIGGDLVVSPPFKWAKRVNDSGYKPVSRIDEPVAEHIMETLKGIPEFMRAYEVDGMSVEEFEQFGATRKTIRQFLNADADLDLLVRDLIVEAP; translated from the coding sequence ATGACCGACGAGCACATCCCCGGCCCTCTGTGGGACGCCGCACAAGAATTTCCCCAAACCGCGCAGTGGAACGACTCCGCGGACATCGAGGAGCTAAGCCAGTCCATCGCCATGGGCGGCGTGGGAGCCACCTGCAACCCCGTCATCGCCTACACCACCATTAAGAAGTACCCCGACGTATGGGGCCCGCGCATCCGTCAGATTGCGCAGGACAACCCGACGTGGGGCGAGAGCGAGATCGGCTGGCAGGCCATCCGGGACATGTCCGTCGAGGCCGCCAAGCTGCTCGAGCCGGCCTTTAAGGCATCGAATGGTAAGAACGGCCGTCTCTCGGTGCAGACTGACCCCCGCCTCCACCGCAACGCCAAGGCGCTGTCCGACCAGGCCTTCGAGTTCCATGAGCTCGCTCCCAACATCATCGTGAAGATCCCCGCCACGAAGGTGGGCATCGAGGCCATCGAGGACGCCACCTACCGCGGCGTCAGCATCAACGTCACTGTTTCCTTCACCGTGCCTCAAGTCATCGCCGCCGCAGAAGCCATCGAGCGCGGCCTGAAGCGTCGCGAGGAAGAAGGCCTCGACGTATCGCAGATGGGCCCGGTCGTCACCCTCATGGTTGGGCGACTCGACGACTGGTTGAAGACCGTCGTCGAGAAGGAGAAGCGTTTCCTCGACCCGGGCCACCTCGAGTGGGCAGGCATCGCCGCGTCGAAGCACGCTTACAAGATCATGAAGGAGCGCGGCCTGCGCGCCCGTCTGCTCATCGCTGCCTACCGCAACGTGCTGCAGTGGAGCGAATTCATCGGCGGCGACCTCGTCGTGTCTCCCCCGTTCAAGTGGGCCAAGCGCGTCAACGACTCCGGATACAAGCCGGTGTCGCGCATCGACGAGCCCGTGGCCGAGCACATCATGGAGACGCTCAAGGGCATCCCCGAGTTCATGCGCGCCTACGAGGTGGACGGCATGAGCGTCGAGGAGTTCGAGCAGTTCGGCGCCACCCGCAAGACCATCCGCCAGTTCCTGAACGCGGATGCCGACCTCGACCTCCTGGTGCGTGACCTGATCGTCGAAGCCCCGTAA
- a CDS encoding metal ABC transporter solute-binding protein, Zn/Mn family, whose amino-acid sequence MNRCVGALVAVACATAALAGCSSGSNGDGDALDVVSSTGYLTDAIHNIAPGIEVTTLVAPGGDPHTQELTTADIQKVDSADLVVWTSHDMEHRMMEHFDSLGDKSLPAAEAIPEKDLLPWENDDGTQGHDPHVWNSPLLWNYVVDSIADKLSDIDPDNASTYADNAKKYKSEIQDAHEEAMKKLAQIPENKRILITGHDAFNYLGATYKIDVHATDLVTSESQISAAELNDLAELIVEHEVKVIFQDNLKNPEAIQHLKESVRAKGGDVEVADTELFADTLGESAPTDTYLGAFTSNIEVISEALR is encoded by the coding sequence ATGAATCGTTGTGTCGGTGCGCTGGTGGCTGTTGCATGTGCGACGGCAGCGTTAGCGGGGTGTTCGTCTGGCAGCAACGGTGACGGGGATGCACTTGACGTCGTCTCCTCGACGGGATACCTGACCGACGCCATTCACAACATCGCTCCAGGTATTGAGGTGACGACGCTCGTCGCCCCTGGCGGAGACCCACACACGCAAGAGCTGACGACCGCTGACATCCAGAAGGTTGACAGCGCTGATCTCGTCGTGTGGACGAGTCACGACATGGAACACCGAATGATGGAGCACTTTGATTCACTCGGTGATAAGTCACTGCCGGCAGCTGAGGCCATCCCAGAAAAAGACCTGCTGCCGTGGGAGAACGACGACGGAACGCAAGGGCACGACCCGCACGTCTGGAACTCACCGTTACTGTGGAACTACGTCGTGGATTCGATCGCAGACAAACTCTCCGACATAGATCCGGACAACGCCAGCACCTACGCCGACAATGCGAAGAAATACAAGTCCGAAATCCAGGACGCTCACGAAGAGGCGATGAAGAAACTCGCCCAGATTCCGGAGAATAAGCGCATTCTTATCACGGGTCATGATGCATTCAACTACCTCGGCGCCACCTACAAGATCGACGTGCACGCCACGGACCTCGTCACATCTGAATCTCAGATCTCAGCGGCTGAGCTGAACGATCTCGCTGAGTTGATTGTCGAGCACGAAGTCAAGGTCATTTTCCAAGACAATCTCAAGAACCCAGAGGCGATCCAGCACTTGAAGGAGTCCGTGCGAGCCAAGGGAGGAGACGTCGAAGTGGCGGACACAGAGCTATTCGCCGACACGTTGGGAGAGTCCGCCCCAACCGATACCTACCTGGGAGCGTTTACGTCGAACATCGAAGTAATTAGCGAGGCGCTTCGATAA